In Ctenopharyngodon idella isolate HZGC_01 chromosome 20, HZGC01, whole genome shotgun sequence, the following proteins share a genomic window:
- the rxrgb gene encoding retinoic acid receptor RXR-gamma-B: MDTHDTYLHLHTSALNSPPSQPLPMSSMVAHPSVISSSRPLQSPMSTLGSSMNGLASPYSVITPSLGSPSVSLPSTPSMSFNTLNSPQMNSLNVNSSEDIKPPPGLAQLGNMSSYQCSSPGSLSKHICAICGDRSSGKHYGVYSCEGCKGFFKRTIRKDLTYTCRDSKECLIDKRQRNRCQYCRYQKCLAMGMKREAVQEERQRGKEKSDNEVESTSSFNEDMPVDKILDAELAVEPKTETYTESSPGNSTNDPVTNICHAADKQLFTLVEWAKRIPHFSDLPLDDQVILLRAGWNELLIASFSHRSITVKDGILLGTGLHVHRSSAHSAGVGSIFNRVLTELVSKMKDMQMDKTELGCLRAIVLFNPDAKGLSNPVEVEALREKVYASLETYTKHKYPDQPGRFAKLLLRLPALRSIGLKCLEHLFFFKLIGDTPIDTFLMEMLEAPHQIT, from the exons ATGGATACTCACGACACATATTTACATCTCC ACACTAGTGCTCTTAATTCGCCCCCCTCTCAGCCACTACCCATGAGCTCCATGGTGGCTCATCCATCCGTCATCAGTTCCTCCCGCCCACTGCAGTCTCCCATGAGCACCCTGGGCTCGTCCATGAATGGCCTGGCCTCTCCCTACTCAGTCATCACCCCGTCTCTGGGCTCACCGTCCGTTTCCTTGCCCTCTACACCCAGTATGAGCTTTAACACTCTCAACAGCCCTCAG ATGAACTCTTTGAATGTGAATAGCTCAGAAGACATCAAGCCTCCACCAGGATTGGCTCAGCTGGGCAACATGAGCAGCTACCAATGCAGTAGCCCTGGATCCCTCTCCAAACACATCTGTGCCATTTGCGGGGACCGATCTTCAG GGAAGCACTATGGTGTTTACAGTTGTGAAGGTTGCAAAGGCTTCTTTAAGAGGACCATCCGAAAAGACCTGACCTACACGTGTCGAGACAGCAAAGAGTGCCTGATCGACAAACGTCAGCGCAACCGCTGCCAATACTGCCGCTATCAGAAGTGCCTAGCCATGGGCATGAAGCGGGAAG CGGTTCAGGAAGAGAGGCAGCGTGGGAAGGAGAAAAGTGATAATGAGGTGGAATCAACGAGCAGTTTTAATGAAGACATGCCTGTGGATAAGATTCTGGATGCAGAGCTTGCAGTCGAACCCAAGACTGAGACATACACAGAGAGCAGCCCTGGCAACTCT ACAAATGACCCAGTCACTAATATCTGCCATGCAGCTGACAAGCAACTGTTtactctggtggagtgggccaAGAGAATACCTCATTTCTCCGATCTGCCTCTGGATGATCAAGTCATTCTGCTTCGAGCAG GATGGAACGAGCTCCTCATTGCTTCATTCTCTCATCGCTCAATCACGGTTAAAGATGGCATCTTGCTGGGCACAGGCCTCCATGTCCACAGGAGCAGTGCTCACAGTGCAGGCGTGGGATCCATCTTCAACAG GGTACTGACCGAGCTGGTGTCTAAAATGAAGGATATGCAGATGGATAAGACAGAACTAGGCTGCCTTAGAGCCATCGTCCTCTTCAACCCTG ACGCCAAAGGCTTGTCCAACCCAGTGGAGGTAGAGGCACTGAGGGAGAAAGTTTATGCCTCACTGGAGACCTATACTAAACACAAATACCCTGACCAGCCTGGCAG GTTTGCTAAACTTTTGTTGCGTCTCCCTGCCCTCCGATCCATCGGGCTCAAGTGTTTGGAGCACCTATTTTTCTTTAAGCTGATTGGAGACACACCCATAGACACTTTCCTAATGGAGATGCTCGAAGCACCTCATCAGATCACGTGA
- the lmx1a gene encoding LIM homeobox transcription factor 1-alpha, whose product MWRKSVCEGCNELIRDRYLLRVQDGLWHERCLHCASCREPLKDTCFLRNKTLYCKRDYQKLFLVRCKGCAEVISPAELVMHAGPAVFHLRCFCCCVCACRLQKGDRCVLTGDRLFCARDYHNQLASPTTSDSGKSEDVEEEEDDEDNIKTAGDSNTIGDLEHKRPKRPRTILTTQQRRAFKASFEVSSKPCRKVRETLAAETGLSVRVVQVWFQNQRAKMKKLARRQQQQKQSVPSQEKRDSQSQHTAPSCGVLSAELECAGSYSLTQQNISLDSRSFKLDPFRQGLTPPQMPGDHMHPYGCDTLYDDTDSDPLCHFGDCISSSEPSLLTPIDRLYSMQDSYFAS is encoded by the exons ATGTGGAGAAAGAGCGTGTGTGAGGGGTGTAATGAGCTCATCCGGGACAGGTACCTGCTCCGCGTGCAGGACGGACTGTGGCACGAGCGCTGCCTGCACTGCGCATCATGTCGCGAGCCTCTGAAAGACACCTGCTTCCTCCGCAATAAGACACTCTACTGCAAGCGAGACTACCAGAA ATTGTTTTTGGTACGGTGCAAGGGCTGCGCAGAGGTCATTTCTCCGGCCGAGCTGGTGATGCACGCAGGCCCTGCGGTTTTCCACCTGCGGtgcttctgctgctgtgtgtgcGCCTGCAGGCTGCAGAAGGGAGACCGCTGTGTGCTTACAGGGGACAGGCTTTTCTGTGCCAGAGACTATCACAACCAACTGGCCAGCCCAACCACCTCCGACTCAG GTAAAAGTGAAGATGttgaggaggaagaggatgatgaAGACAACATTAAGACTGCAGGGGACTCTAACACAATAGGAGACTTGGAACACAAGAGACCAAAAAGACCCCGTACCATCCTTACAACACAGCAGAGACGTGCTTTCAAAGCTTCTTTTGAGGTCTCATCCAAACCATGTCGAAAG GTAAGGGAGACGCTGGCAGCAGAGACAGGATTGAGCGTACGAGTCGTTCAGGTCTGGTTCCAGAACCAAAGAGCCAAG ATGAAAAAACTGGCAAGAAGACAACAGCAGCAGAAGCAAAGTGTGCCCTCTCAGGAGAAAAGGGAtagccaatcacaacacactg CGCCCTCTTGTGGAGTTCTGTCTGCTGAGCTGGAGTGCGCAGGTTCATATTCACTTACCCAGCAGAATATCAGTCTGGACTCACGAAGCTTCAAGTTGGACCCCTTCAGACAGGGCCTTACCCCTCCTCAGATGCCTGGAGACCACATGCATCCCTATG GTTGTGACACACTCTATGACGATACAGACAGTGACCCTCTGTGTCATTTTGGAGACTGTATATCGTCTAGTGAACCCTCACTTTTAACACCGATCGACCGATTGTATTCAATGCAAGATTCTTATTTTGCCTCTTGA